A section of the Candidatus Desulfarcum epimagneticum genome encodes:
- a CDS encoding Short-chain dehydrogenase, with translation MALNLDAIGKKIGPFTREYDWKDVALYALGVGAGFSDLEYCYEKDIKVVPSFSIAALVEMDFFISIAKEININLAGILHGEQELVFHHPIPPQGTLSTEGKVIHMYDKGDKGALIVAEFETRHSNGQKLFTNIITVFSRLDGNFGGPPAPKSEFEFPQREPDFVVDAAPSADQPLIYRLTGDTFQLHVDPEFAKMSGFEKPIMHGLCTHGYACRAVIESLMPGEPEKLRTFNCRFSKTLYPGEPVQTLVWKTEEGKGVWKTVNAKTGEEIITNGTFEYGDATPDEIRFDGRVAIVTGAGAGLGRVYALELAKRGCKVVVNDLGGARDGSGDGSSSPAEKVAQEIRDMGGEAAANFDNVADPKGGENIVKTALDHFGTVDIVINNAGILRDKSFVKMEPETWEAVLDVHLNGAYHVTRPAFKVMKEKGYGRIVLTTSAAGLYGNFGQTNYSAAKMGLVGLMNTLRLEGAKYDIKVNAIAPVAASRLTEDVLPPDLFEKMKPEFVAPMTLYLCSEDCGESGSVYNAGMGFFNRAAMVTGPGAVVGDGAEAPGPKALKGAWGKITAMKGAVEYGQVSEQVGDVMAAFTKKPEGDGASSGAGAGSVTEVFETLGDKFMEEAAKGKTVTFQFNITGNDGCEWICDIQDGALDISPGVHDNPSCCLEMPDADFLDMMNGSLPAMQAYTSGKLKITGDIMKSQLIEQLFKLN, from the coding sequence ATGGCGCTTAACTTAGACGCAATCGGAAAAAAAATCGGGCCGTTTACCCGGGAATACGACTGGAAGGATGTCGCGCTCTACGCCTTGGGGGTGGGCGCCGGTTTTTCAGATCTGGAGTACTGCTATGAAAAAGACATCAAGGTCGTTCCCAGCTTTTCCATCGCGGCTCTGGTGGAGATGGATTTTTTCATATCCATCGCAAAGGAGATCAATATCAATCTGGCGGGGATTCTGCACGGCGAGCAGGAGCTGGTGTTCCACCATCCCATTCCGCCCCAGGGGACCCTTTCCACCGAGGGAAAGGTCATCCACATGTATGACAAAGGCGACAAAGGGGCGTTGATCGTCGCCGAATTTGAGACGCGCCATTCAAACGGCCAGAAGCTTTTCACCAACATCATCACGGTGTTTTCCCGTCTGGACGGGAATTTCGGCGGCCCCCCGGCCCCGAAATCCGAGTTTGAGTTTCCCCAAAGAGAGCCGGATTTCGTGGTGGACGCCGCGCCGTCGGCCGATCAGCCCCTCATCTACCGGCTCACCGGGGACACCTTTCAGCTTCATGTGGACCCCGAATTCGCCAAAATGTCGGGGTTTGAAAAGCCCATCATGCACGGTTTGTGCACCCACGGCTACGCCTGCCGGGCCGTGATTGAAAGCCTGATGCCCGGTGAGCCTGAAAAACTCAGGACATTCAACTGCCGCTTTTCAAAAACCCTGTACCCCGGCGAGCCCGTCCAGACCCTGGTATGGAAAACGGAAGAGGGCAAAGGCGTGTGGAAGACCGTCAACGCCAAAACCGGCGAGGAGATCATCACCAACGGAACCTTTGAATACGGGGACGCGACGCCGGACGAGATTCGATTTGACGGCCGGGTGGCCATTGTCACCGGCGCCGGGGCCGGCCTGGGACGGGTGTACGCCCTGGAGCTGGCAAAGCGCGGGTGCAAGGTGGTGGTCAACGACCTGGGCGGCGCCCGGGACGGAAGCGGAGACGGATCGTCGTCGCCGGCCGAAAAGGTGGCTCAGGAAATTCGCGACATGGGAGGAGAGGCCGCGGCCAATTTCGACAACGTGGCCGACCCGAAGGGCGGGGAAAACATCGTCAAAACCGCCCTGGACCATTTCGGGACCGTGGATATCGTGATCAACAACGCCGGCATTTTACGGGACAAAAGTTTCGTCAAGATGGAGCCGGAGACCTGGGAGGCGGTTCTGGACGTTCATTTAAACGGCGCCTACCACGTGACCCGGCCGGCCTTTAAAGTCATGAAAGAAAAGGGCTACGGCCGGATCGTGCTCACCACATCGGCGGCCGGTCTGTACGGCAATTTCGGCCAGACCAACTATTCGGCGGCCAAGATGGGCCTGGTGGGGCTGATGAACACGCTGAGGCTGGAGGGCGCGAAATACGACATCAAGGTCAACGCCATCGCCCCGGTGGCGGCGTCCCGGCTCACCGAGGACGTGCTGCCCCCGGATCTGTTTGAAAAAATGAAGCCGGAGTTTGTGGCGCCCATGACCCTTTACCTGTGCTCGGAGGACTGCGGGGAATCCGGGAGCGTTTACAACGCGGGCATGGGATTTTTCAACCGGGCCGCCATGGTCACAGGACCGGGGGCCGTGGTGGGAGACGGCGCCGAGGCGCCCGGGCCAAAGGCGCTCAAAGGGGCCTGGGGGAAAATCACCGCCATGAAAGGGGCGGTGGAGTACGGCCAGGTGAGCGAGCAGGTGGGCGATGTGATGGCCGCCTTCACGAAAAAACCCGAAGGGGACGGCGCCTCGTCCGGCGCCGGCGCCGGCTCGGTGACCGAGGTGTTTGAGACCCTGGGGGACAAGTTCATGGAGGAGGCCGCCAAAGGCAAAACCGTGACGTTTCAGTTTAATATCACCGGAAACGACGGGTGCGAATGGATCTGCGACATCCAGGACGGGGCCCTTGATATTTCGCCGGGGGTCCACGACAACCCGAGTTGCTGTCTTGAGATGCCGGACGCGGATTTTCTGGACATGATGAACGGGAGCCTTCCGGCCATGCAGGCCTATACGTCCGGAAAATTGAAGATCACGGGCGATATCATGAAATCCCAGCTGATTGAGCAGCTGTTCAAATTGAACTGA
- a CDS encoding Enoyl-CoA hydratase yields MAKVEYELDGDVALATLNDGENRFNPEFLKAFGDALDEIEEKTDALTLVVRSSHEKIFSNGIDLDWLVPVLQKGDIETAKAFFRSLNGVLRRVAMYPMITVAAITGHAFAGGAIISCAFDFRFMRSDRGFFCFPEVDLGIPFLPGMNALLRKAIPAHVLQDMEYTGRRLTAEECERAHIVRKACHIDDLMTETLEFARGLGKKRGIIAELKKRLNKEITHAIDVEDIPYIESGKYNI; encoded by the coding sequence ATGGCAAAGGTGGAGTACGAGTTGGACGGCGATGTGGCGCTGGCCACGCTGAACGACGGGGAAAACAGATTTAATCCTGAATTTTTGAAGGCGTTTGGAGACGCGCTGGATGAAATTGAGGAAAAGACCGACGCGCTGACCCTTGTGGTCCGCTCGTCCCATGAAAAGATTTTTTCAAACGGCATTGATCTGGACTGGCTGGTCCCGGTTCTTCAAAAGGGGGACATCGAAACCGCCAAGGCGTTTTTCCGTTCTTTGAACGGCGTTTTGAGAAGGGTCGCCATGTATCCCATGATCACGGTGGCCGCCATCACCGGCCATGCCTTTGCCGGCGGGGCCATTATTTCCTGCGCCTTTGACTTCAGGTTCATGAGGTCGGACCGGGGATTTTTCTGCTTCCCGGAAGTGGACCTGGGCATCCCCTTTCTCCCGGGGATGAACGCGCTTTTAAGAAAAGCCATTCCCGCCCATGTCCTCCAGGACATGGAGTACACGGGAAGGCGGCTCACCGCCGAGGAGTGCGAACGCGCCCATATTGTGAGAAAAGCCTGTCATATCGATGATCTCATGACCGAAACCCTTGAGTTCGCCCGGGGGCTCGGCAAAAAAAGGGGCATCATCGCGGAGCTGAAAAAGAGATTGAACAAAGAGATCACGCATGCCATAGACGTGGAGGATATTCCCTACATTGAATCAGGGAAGTACAACATCTGA
- a CDS encoding conserved hypothetical protein (Evidence 4 : Unknown function but conserved in other organisms) yields MALDEAKKTDDEYEIEGFKYIVDKEFMKKAAPIKVDFSPYGFKLTSGMDLGAGQEGCSGCGSSAGGCS; encoded by the coding sequence TTGGCCCTGGATGAGGCCAAAAAAACGGACGATGAATATGAGATCGAAGGCTTTAAATATATTGTGGACAAAGAATTCATGAAAAAAGCCGCCCCCATCAAGGTAGACTTCTCCCCCTACGGATTCAAGCTCACCAGCGGCATGGACCTGGGAGCCGGACAGGAGGGGTGCTCGGGCTGCGGCTCATCCGCTGGAGGATGCTCATGA
- a CDS encoding conserved hypothetical protein (Evidence 4 : Unknown function but conserved in other organisms) — protein sequence MEPIQFGKLEARLGDITRMDVDAIVNAANSSLLGGGGVDGAIHRAAGPGLLEECRTLGGCPTGEARITGGHNLKARHVIHTVGPVYSGVPEDARLLALCYKNSLGLALEHGLSGVAFPAVSCGVYGYPLEEACRIATGVTWDFLEKEEGIKRAVFVLFSEENFKIYQNRLEKMARSRP from the coding sequence ATGGAGCCGATCCAATTCGGAAAACTGGAGGCGCGGCTGGGTGACATCACCCGGATGGATGTGGACGCCATTGTCAACGCGGCCAACTCCTCTCTCCTGGGGGGCGGGGGCGTGGACGGCGCCATCCACCGGGCCGCGGGGCCGGGGCTTTTGGAAGAATGCCGAACCCTGGGGGGATGCCCCACAGGCGAGGCCCGGATCACCGGGGGCCACAACCTGAAGGCCCGGCATGTCATCCACACGGTGGGGCCTGTTTACAGCGGCGTCCCGGAAGACGCCCGGCTGCTGGCGCTTTGTTACAAAAACAGCCTGGGGCTGGCGCTGGAGCATGGGCTTTCCGGCGTCGCCTTTCCGGCCGTGAGCTGCGGGGTTTACGGCTATCCCCTTGAGGAGGCCTGCCGGATCGCCACAGGCGTCACATGGGATTTTCTGGAGAAGGAAGAGGGGATCAAACGGGCGGTGTTTGTTCTTTTTTCCGAAGAAAATTTTAAGATTTACCAGAATCGGCTGGAAAAAATGGCCCGTTCCCGGCCATGA
- a CDS encoding conserved hypothetical protein (Evidence 4 : Unknown function but conserved in other organisms), with the protein MNKIAQNIIKLASSMIASPPGEKPVRVFLDRLSEELEGSRVVWVSLKGLKRVRAVSGGLKPSQDNEFAYGVKEIRKAFAGRSGPVVIRGRDLDEKKTPRAAGLLRTLEPRPLLWAPLAQRGAKPGHALLIVLNTDPSSALEAFSLAAPLLAPCVKTPLARTAFKNKKAAAAVAAAFVLLTLIPVRSRISAPARVAPLNPHYVFAPFDGIIRKLHVRPGQPVQKGDALFSYDIRALEKKRDEAARALSSAKAELARLEGAAYVSGAELSKIPAQKIEIRSRRAELDFIIRTLALSTARSGADGAVILDDPDALIGAFVETGRLVLRVADPLKTKVRIMIPAGDSGLVRKGDPAAVRLDHNPFRAIGATVERIGFDVALSDENIPSITAEALWEKPPEGVAPGQRGTARIKGPRTFLGLRLFRKPIARIRAFLGV; encoded by the coding sequence ATGAATAAAATCGCCCAGAATATCATTAAACTCGCCTCGTCCATGATCGCGTCCCCGCCCGGGGAAAAACCGGTCCGGGTTTTTTTAGACCGTCTGTCGGAGGAGCTGGAAGGCTCCCGGGTTGTTTGGGTCTCCTTAAAAGGGCTCAAACGCGTCCGGGCCGTCTCCGGGGGGCTCAAACCCTCCCAGGACAACGAGTTCGCCTATGGGGTGAAAGAAATCCGGAAAGCATTCGCCGGCCGGTCCGGCCCCGTGGTCATCCGGGGGCGGGACCTGGATGAAAAAAAGACGCCCCGCGCCGCCGGGCTTCTTCGGACCCTGGAGCCGAGGCCGCTTTTGTGGGCGCCTTTGGCTCAAAGAGGCGCGAAACCGGGCCACGCCCTTTTGATTGTGTTGAACACCGATCCCTCTTCGGCCCTGGAGGCCTTTTCCCTGGCCGCCCCCCTGCTGGCGCCCTGCGTGAAAACGCCTTTGGCGCGAACGGCTTTCAAAAACAAAAAGGCCGCGGCGGCGGTGGCGGCGGCCTTTGTTCTTTTGACGCTCATTCCGGTCCGGTCCCGGATCAGCGCCCCGGCCCGGGTGGCCCCCCTCAATCCCCATTATGTTTTCGCCCCCTTTGACGGCATCATCCGAAAACTGCATGTCCGGCCGGGACAGCCGGTTCAAAAGGGCGACGCCCTGTTCTCCTACGACATCCGGGCTCTGGAAAAAAAAAGAGACGAGGCGGCCCGGGCCCTGTCCTCGGCCAAAGCCGAGCTGGCCAGGCTGGAGGGCGCCGCCTACGTGAGCGGGGCGGAGCTGTCTAAAATTCCGGCCCAGAAGATTGAAATCCGAAGCCGGCGGGCCGAGCTGGATTTTATCATCCGGACCCTGGCCCTTTCCACCGCGCGCTCCGGGGCCGACGGGGCGGTGATCCTGGACGATCCCGACGCCCTCATCGGGGCGTTTGTGGAAACCGGCCGCCTGGTTCTTCGGGTGGCCGACCCTTTAAAGACCAAGGTCCGGATCATGATTCCGGCGGGAGACTCCGGGCTCGTCCGAAAAGGGGACCCGGCGGCGGTGAGGCTGGACCACAATCCCTTCCGCGCCATCGGCGCCACTGTGGAGCGAATTGGTTTTGATGTGGCGCTGTCCGATGAAAACATTCCATCGATCACAGCCGAGGCCCTGTGGGAAAAGCCTCCTGAAGGCGTGGCCCCCGGACAGCGGGGAACCGCCCGGATCAAAGGCCCCCGGACTTTTCTGGGCCTGCGGCTTTTTAGAAAGCCCATCGCGCGCATCCGGGCGTTTCTGGGCGTTTAA
- a CDS encoding conserved exported hypothetical protein (Evidence 4 : Unknown function but conserved in other organisms) — translation MRNARFRMMARLFFAWALWGLAGPGICAAETFPAIVEAKDHAVLSASREGALIRFEADAGDTVKKGDFLAMLFHRDLIIQKKSHDAQSAYWKRRVKEISGLNRSGFASNEEIEKARIEMISNRSQAEIIDSRIKASKFYAPFDGVVVRRLVRPFEWVEPGRPVIELYSRNRLYFAASLPSKLAVGFEKGKSHVFFVPDIGARITAELSVSEPLVDARSGTIKTYWRVSNSRQAAESGLLPGMRGVLSMGPVRSEAPLSRIK, via the coding sequence ATGAGGAACGCGCGTTTTCGGATGATGGCCCGGCTTTTTTTCGCCTGGGCGCTGTGGGGTCTGGCCGGGCCCGGGATTTGCGCGGCCGAGACCTTTCCGGCCATTGTGGAGGCCAAAGACCACGCCGTTCTCTCGGCCAGCCGGGAGGGGGCGCTGATCCGCTTCGAGGCCGACGCCGGGGACACGGTGAAAAAGGGCGATTTCCTGGCCATGCTCTTTCACCGGGATCTCATTATCCAAAAAAAGAGCCATGACGCCCAGAGCGCCTACTGGAAAAGGCGGGTGAAGGAGATATCCGGCCTGAACCGATCCGGGTTCGCGTCCAACGAGGAGATCGAAAAAGCCAGGATTGAGATGATTTCCAATCGAAGCCAGGCCGAGATCATCGATTCCCGGATCAAAGCGTCCAAATTTTACGCGCCCTTTGACGGCGTGGTGGTCCGGCGCCTGGTCCGCCCCTTTGAGTGGGTCGAGCCGGGCCGGCCCGTCATTGAGCTTTACAGCCGGAATCGGCTTTATTTCGCGGCCAGCCTGCCTTCAAAACTGGCGGTGGGCTTTGAAAAGGGGAAGAGCCATGTGTTTTTTGTCCCGGACATCGGGGCCCGGATCACCGCCGAGCTGAGCGTGTCCGAGCCTTTGGTGGACGCGCGCAGCGGCACTATCAAAACATACTGGCGCGTTTCCAATTCCAGGCAGGCCGCCGAATCCGGCCTGCTTCCCGGCATGAGGGGGGTTTTGAGTATGGGGCCGGTCAGGTCCGAGGCGCCCCTTTCAAGAATCAAATAA
- a CDS encoding conserved membrane hypothetical protein (Evidence 4 : Unknown function but conserved in other organisms) translates to MKISKLFEKININAPKGQQGFCFLSGPGVLKWQKKKGRVTSMAMKRTPPSQTDIFKAVEKSLPHPWMGLRPELKLRRGAPGDDGSKTWLLEDPLQGHYFELGEFEAAFSVCLMTEPDIRSAVEKLMAKTPLKPSPADIAGFLSLLQKERLAFLPSDFGDPEKKDPSPAGAGVKTNRRRRILKALTGYLFVKIPLARPDAFIEKLLPWAAPLGSRPFLYVCAVLWVLGILFAFQDWELYAHTANHLLTPLGAAAFVAALSFVKILHELAHALAAKSRGLFVRRMGVALMVFMPVFYCDVSDAWRLRSRRDRVVIAAAGVMTEFAAAGVALFFWSVSPEGAIRSVMFYFSGASLASSLFTNLNPLMRFDAYYILMDYLRVSNLRSRSRAFFLYYVRRVLVDWQGPEPEIHPRRKFLAAFGAFALAYRLFIFTVISVAVYHFVFKALGALLALAQAFAIVLFPLALEIRFLIQNRRFWGEKKKVLRSGAAAAAVLALAAFPMPRTQKLPGFLMVRDVAEITAPDSGRITGPLPALGKAVAPGETLLRIQSRALELKRDRLMRDFEKTRSVMETMRAGGAEGGYRKWLAEEAKRIAAAVRTADEALSQLRVGSPIRGRVVRVNETLGPGAYLFRSAFLMTVAGESGHEARVYADERTRQKLKGRRGARAGIVFEDMETPTLEGRLERVLDFPADSFVNLSLFDFAGGPMASAPSPDGRARPLKAFYPVIFSIPESGGLSTAVGHGRPCFARVTFWESALASFLRWAWRGLAGEGMI, encoded by the coding sequence GTGAAAATTTCAAAATTATTTGAAAAAATAAACATAAATGCGCCCAAAGGTCAACAGGGTTTTTGCTTTCTTTCCGGCCCGGGCGTTTTGAAATGGCAAAAAAAAAAAGGGCGTGTTACGTCAATGGCGATGAAACGCACACCCCCTTCTCAGACCGATATTTTCAAGGCCGTGGAAAAGAGCCTGCCCCATCCCTGGATGGGGCTTCGCCCCGAGCTGAAGCTGCGCCGGGGGGCGCCTGGAGACGACGGCTCGAAAACATGGCTTCTGGAAGACCCGCTCCAGGGGCATTATTTCGAGCTGGGGGAATTCGAGGCCGCCTTTTCGGTGTGTCTCATGACCGAGCCCGACATCCGCTCGGCCGTGGAAAAGCTCATGGCCAAAACGCCCCTCAAACCCTCGCCGGCGGATATCGCGGGATTTCTTTCCCTTCTCCAGAAAGAGAGGCTGGCGTTTTTGCCTTCGGATTTCGGCGACCCGGAAAAAAAAGACCCGTCGCCCGCGGGGGCGGGCGTGAAAACAAACCGTCGCCGCCGGATTTTAAAAGCCCTGACCGGGTATCTGTTTGTGAAAATCCCTCTGGCCAGACCCGACGCCTTTATCGAAAAACTTCTGCCCTGGGCCGCGCCTTTGGGGTCCCGCCCCTTTTTATATGTGTGCGCCGTTCTTTGGGTCCTGGGAATTCTTTTCGCCTTCCAGGACTGGGAGCTTTACGCCCACACGGCCAACCATCTGCTGACTCCTTTGGGCGCGGCCGCGTTTGTGGCGGCCCTGTCCTTTGTGAAAATTCTGCACGAGCTGGCCCACGCGCTCGCGGCCAAGAGCCGGGGGCTTTTTGTCCGGCGCATGGGCGTCGCCCTCATGGTCTTCATGCCGGTTTTTTACTGCGATGTCTCCGACGCCTGGCGTTTGAGGTCCCGGCGGGACCGGGTCGTCATCGCCGCCGCCGGGGTCATGACGGAGTTCGCGGCGGCCGGAGTGGCCCTGTTTTTTTGGTCGGTTTCCCCCGAAGGGGCGATTAGAAGCGTCATGTTTTATTTTTCCGGGGCCTCTCTGGCCTCTTCCCTTTTCACCAATCTGAACCCCCTGATGCGCTTTGACGCCTATTATATCCTGATGGACTATCTTCGCGTCAGCAATCTCAGGTCCCGGTCCAGGGCCTTTTTCCTTTATTATGTCCGCCGGGTCCTGGTGGACTGGCAGGGCCCCGAGCCTGAGATTCATCCCCGGCGAAAATTCCTGGCGGCCTTCGGCGCCTTCGCGCTGGCGTACCGCCTGTTTATTTTCACCGTCATCTCCGTCGCGGTTTATCATTTTGTCTTCAAGGCGCTGGGGGCCCTTCTGGCCCTGGCCCAGGCGTTCGCGATCGTTCTTTTTCCCCTGGCGCTTGAAATTCGTTTTCTGATTCAAAACAGACGTTTTTGGGGCGAGAAAAAAAAGGTTCTGCGATCCGGGGCCGCGGCGGCCGCGGTTTTGGCCCTGGCGGCGTTTCCCATGCCCCGGACCCAGAAGCTTCCCGGTTTTTTGATGGTTCGGGACGTGGCCGAGATCACGGCGCCGGATTCGGGGCGGATCACAGGCCCCCTTCCGGCCCTGGGAAAGGCCGTGGCGCCGGGCGAGACCCTTTTGCGGATCCAAAGCCGGGCGCTGGAGCTTAAAAGGGACCGCCTTATGCGCGATTTTGAAAAAACCCGAAGCGTCATGGAGACGATGAGAGCCGGGGGCGCCGAGGGAGGATACCGGAAATGGCTGGCCGAGGAGGCGAAAAGGATCGCCGCCGCTGTCCGGACGGCGGACGAGGCCCTTTCCCAGCTTCGGGTGGGCTCTCCCATCCGGGGCCGGGTGGTCCGGGTCAACGAGACCCTGGGGCCGGGCGCCTATCTTTTCCGGAGCGCCTTTCTGATGACCGTGGCCGGCGAATCCGGCCATGAGGCCAGGGTGTACGCCGATGAGCGGACCCGCCAAAAGCTCAAGGGCCGAAGGGGGGCCCGGGCCGGGATCGTGTTTGAGGACATGGAGACCCCCACCCTGGAAGGCCGCCTGGAGCGGGTCCTGGATTTTCCGGCGGACTCGTTCGTCAACCTTTCCCTGTTTGATTTCGCCGGCGGCCCCATGGCCTCCGCGCCGTCGCCCGACGGCCGGGCCAGGCCCCTGAAAGCGTTTTATCCCGTGATATTCAGCATTCCCGAATCCGGGGGTCTTTCAACGGCGGTCGGGCACGGGCGGCCGTGTTTCGCGCGCGTCACTTTCTGGGAAAGCGCGCTGGCTTCTTTTTTACGGTGGGCGTGGCGGGGTCTGGCCGGGGAGGGGATGATATGA